In the genome of Triticum urartu cultivar G1812 chromosome 5, Tu2.1, whole genome shotgun sequence, one region contains:
- the LOC125508726 gene encoding bifunctional bis(5'-adenosyl)-triphosphatase/adenylylsulfatase FHIT-like, which translates to MLLGLCSALRSRALLLPLTPPARTGTATLRRRTWPRATSSLSSPPSPEMEASAYKFGPYRIDAREVFHATPLSYAMVNLRPLLPGHVLVCPKREVKRFTDLSTDETSDLWVTAKEVGVRLEQYHKASSLTFAIQDGPQAGQTVRHVHIHVIPRKKGDFENNDEIYDAIDVKEKELKEKLDLDVERKDRTMEEMSHEANEYRALFS; encoded by the exons ATGCTGCTTGGGCTGTGCTCCGCCCTGCGCTCGCGTGCCCTCCTCCTCCCTCTGACCCCGCCGGCTCGTACGGGCACGGCCACCCTTCGCCGCCGGACTTGGCCACgggccacctcctccttgtcatctccgccgtcgccggagaTGGAGGCGTCGGCGTACAAGTTCGGGCCCTACAGGATCGACGCGAGGGAGGTCTTCCACGCCACGCCCCTCTCCTACGCCATGGTCAACCTACGCCCCCTCCTCCCTGGT CATGTCCTTGTGTGCCCCAAGCGTGAAGTGAAACGCTTTACTGATCTAAGCACTGATGAGACAAGTGATTTATGGGTCACTGCAAAGGAAGTTGGTGTACGGCTTGAGCAGTACCACAAAGCTTCTTCGCTTACATTTGCGATTCAG GATGGCCCTCAAGCTGGCCAAACAGTTCGGCACGTCCACATCCATGTCATCCCCAGGAAGAAGGGAGATTTTGAAAATAATGATGAAATATATGACGCG ATTGATGTGAAAGAAAAAGAATTGAAGGAAAAGCTCGATCTGGATGTTGAAAGAAAAGATAGAACCATGGAAGAAATGAGTCATGAGGCTAACGAGTACCGTGCTCTTTTCTCCTAG
- the LOC125555925 gene encoding protein LURP-one-related 8-like has protein sequence MAKVHPNVAAPELPAGGRAVVEEQQPTVLTVWRKSLLFNCDGFTVFDSAGGLAFRVDRYGSSSGSRRRAEDVVLMDAAGKPLLTVRRKIKLGLGLGEHWVVYEGDASASATAAKPLLSVRRHHTGLRRRASDKTLAHVTPLGPSSAGADAAAYVVEGSYGRRSCAVRDARGGAPVAEVRRKESVGDDVFRLVVPDHRLGTALSMGVVVALDQMFGAASSRTSLLPRSWSA, from the coding sequence ATGGCCAAGGTGCACCCCAACGTCGCCGCGCCAGAGCTGCCGGCTGGAGGCAGGGCCGTCGTCGAGGAGCAGCAGCCCACGGTGCTGACGGTGTGGCGCAAGTCTCTGCTCTTCAACTGCGACGGCTTCACCGTCTTCGACTCCGCCGGCGGCCTCGCCTTCCGCGTCGACCGCTACGGCTCCTCGTCGGGGAGCCGACGCCGCGCCGAGGACGTCGTGCTCATGGACGCCGCGGGGAAGCCGCTCCTCACCGTGCGGCGCAAGATCAAGCTCGGCCTGGGCCTGGGGGAGCACTGGGTGGTGTACGAGGGCGACGCGAgcgcctccgccaccgccgcgAAGCCGCTCCTCTCCGTGCGCCGTCACCACACCGGCCTCCGCCGCCGCGCGTCTGACAAGACGCTCGCGCACGTCACGCCGCTGGGGCCCTCTTCGGCCGGCGCCGACGCGGCCGCCTACGTCGTGGAGGGGTCGTACGGGCGGCGGAGCTGCGCGGTGCGGGACGCGCGCGGGGGCGCCCCCGTGGCGGAGGTGCGGCGGAAGGAGTCGGTGGGGGACGACGTGTTCCGGCTGGTGGTGCCTGACCACCGCCTGGGAACGGCGCTGTCCATGGGCGTCGTCGTCGCCCTCGACCAGATGTTCGGCGCCGCCTCGTCGCGGACGTCGCTGCTGCCCAGGAGCTGGTCGGCGTAG
- the LOC125508725 gene encoding protein LURP-one-related 8-like, producing the protein MCLLLSGSTSGPASMSRIHPSDRGDGARRAARTAAAAERERQQPAVYTVWKRSSMGFQGTDGFSVYDAAGRLAFRVDNYARRPKAFAGELLLMDGRGAPLLSLRPQIFSLHDRWNCYRVAPGEEGCPETDKSSSAQQLFSMRKCAALQSTDDAEVHMSTASAATTSGRGCRAPPSPPSGYRVEGCFSRRSCKITRSDGQEAARILRKKAGGPTAAAASSSRPVALGDDVFSLVVRPGVDAATVMAIVVVMDRICRKPYAPMACSAQ; encoded by the exons ATGTGCCTGCTGCTCTCTGGCAGCACCAGCGGACCAGCCAGCATGAGCAGGATCCACCCTTCCGATCGCGGCGACGGCGCCCGCCGCGCGGCGCGGacggccgcggcggcggagcgggagcGGCAGCAGCCAGCTGTGTACACGGTGTGGAAGAGGTCCAGCATGGGGTTCCAGGGCACCGACGGCTTCTCCGTCTACGACGCCGCCGGGAGGCTCGCCTTCCGCGTCGACAACTACGCCCGCCGCCCCAAGGCCTTCGCCGGCGAGCTGCTGCTCATGGACGGCCGCGGCGCCCCTCTCCTCTCCCTCAGGCCGCAG ATCTTCAGCCTGCACGACCGATGGAACTGCTACAGAGTTGCACCGGGAGAAGAAGGTTGCCCGGAGACGGACAAGAGCTCCTCCGCGCAGCAGCTCTTCTCCATGCGGAAGTGCGCCGCTCTGCAGAGCACGGACGACGCAGAGGTCCACATGTCAACGGCCTCGGCGGCGACGACGTCAGGGCGCGGCTGCCGGGCTCCGCCGTCCCCTCCTTCCGGCTACCGCGTGGAGGGCTGCTTCTCCAGGAGGAGCTGCAAGATCACCAGGAGCGACGGCCAGGAGGCGGCACGGATACTGAGGAAGAAAGCCGGTGGacctacggcggcggcggcgtcgtcgTCCAGGCCCGTCGCTCTCGGCGACGACGTGTTCAGCCTGGTCGTTCGGCCGGGCGTGGACGCCGCCACGGTCATGGCTATTGTCGTTGTCATGGACCGGATCTGCCGGAAGCCCTACGCACCAATGGCGTGCTCTGCACAGTAA